AGCTTTGGCGGAAGCGTTTGCTCAAATCCCATCGCCCAGCCTAAGGTTTGCGCTAATAAAATATCGGCTATGGTGGGTGAATCGCCACAGACAAAGCCAGTATCTGGCACCCAAGCTTCAGCAATAGCAGCGGCTTGATCAAACTCCCACTTAGCTACGGCAAACATGGCCTCTAATCTAAGTGGTTGTGGTAAGGCAAAGCGATGTTTACCCATACTCCACAGTGGTTGTTCAAGCTCACTAATCACAAAACTCACCCAGCGTTCATGAATACCTGACGCTTGCGTACCTGGTTTTGGCAACCAGTTACCTTGTCCGTATTTTTCGGCTAAATAACGCATAATGGCCGCGGATTCGCTTAGCACGAACTTACCCTCGGTGATCACAGGCATTTTACCACTAGGGTTAAGGGCTAAAAATGCTTCTGCTTTATTTTCACCTTGAGCAAAATCGATAGCATGAAACTGCCACTCAACACCTAACTCTTCTAAAAGCCAAGATACGCGCAGCGCACGACTTTTTTGGGTTCCGTATAAGGTAATCATTTAAGCTCCTATAGCGTGAGAATAATGACAATAAAAAAGCCACATTGCACCTTAAGTGAATGTGGCTTTTGTTATCTTATGACGTTGTCATTAGAAGTTCATTGTGACTTTAGTATAAATATAACGGCCTAATGGGTTATGTACACCCATTGCATAACCATATAGATCAGCATCGCCATCGCCAATCGCAAATGATGGCTCTTCATCAAACACGTTATTAACACCTACAGATAGCTTAACCGTATCATTGAAACGATATGAGCCAGACATATCAACTAACAACTGTGCATCAACTGTACGAGTTTTGTTGTAGTCTTCAAACTCACCGATATAGCTTAAGTTAACGTTAGCGGCAAAGTCATCCATCATCCAGTTAGTTGTTGCTAACCAACGGTGTTGTGGGTACTCGTACTCACCAGTGTAATCAACAGTATTGCCATCAACTTCTTTTTCAAAGCTGATTAAATAGCTGTATTCTAAACCAAACTTGATATCACCATAGCTGTTTAGCTCAAGACCATAATGGCTAGATAAATCTACACCTTGTACTTCTTGTGAACCAATATTGACAAATGCTGATTTGATTACGTCAATCGTACCAAAGGTTTCACCCGCTTTAGGCGCATTTCGTAAACAAATAGTGCTGTTTTGATCACCACAGTGTTCGTTGTAAACATCTAGGTTTTGCAGTGAGTCAATTTTGTTGTCTTGGACGATATTGAATAAATCAAAACCAATATCAAACTGCTGACTTGGGGCCCAAATCATACCCAGGTTCCAAGTCTCAGACTCTTCGGCCTCAAGATCAGGGTTACCAGCAAACACAAAGTTGTAGTCAAGTAGCTCACAATCAACGTTATCAGCAGCACAACGGTAGCTATCGGTTAAAAAGTCACTCTTTTCAGAAGGACCTAAGCCAATTTGCGCAAGCGATGGTGCACGGAAACCTGTAGACCAAGAACCACGTGCAGTGACTTCGTCACTAATGCCCCATTGGAAAGCAACTTTGGGGTTAGTGGTTGAACCAAAATCACTGTAACTGTCGTAACGGCCTGCGAGTTGTAACTCAAAGTTATCAGCAACAGGGATAGAAAACTCAACATAGACAGCATGTTGATCACGTGAGCCAAACGCAGAGACGGCTTCAGTACCAAAAATCAGACCGCGCTGGAACTGCTCATCAGGCACGTCACTGACACTTTCTTCACGATACTCTGCACCAGCTGCCATCATGATATCGCGATCAGCGATAGTAAAGGCTTGACCTGAAATGCTGGCGTCATAAGCAGTAATACTCGATTTACCTTGTCTTACTAGACTTGTGGTGATGCGATCAATCACATCTGGCGAGTTCATCGTGCCGCCAAACGGGTTGTAGTTACCCGCATCAATTTCGGCTTGTAAATAATCGGTTCTTACCCAACCTTGTGAGCGGTCACCTGTTTGAGTCGATTCACTGCGGCCACGTTGAGCTGATACTTCCCAGTCCCAATCATTGATAACGCCACGAAGACCGGCAACAATACGCATGGTATCTGACTCGATATCCCAACGACGTGCACCAGCATCAACTGTACGATAGCGACCAATCTCAATATCTTGTCCAAAAGGATTATTTGGATGAGTACCAGGAACTGTCAAGCCTGCATCTTCATCCAGTGGCGTTGGTGCACCGCCAGCTTCAGAAGTGTTGTGCTGTACAGATAACTCTAAAAATGCAGTTAAGTCTTCACCTAACATATAATCAAACTGGCCAATAGCACCAACACGTTCAGCTGCTGGAATGGTTAAGTTATATGGACCGTAATCAAATAGACAACTCCCACTCGATGTTGCGCTATCAGCAGGACAATCTGGGTCAATGGTTTTCACGCCATTGACATAGAAATAACCAGGGAAGCCGCGTGATGAACGGTAATCTTCACCGCCATAAGGTGACTGGTTTGCAGTGCCAAAGCGGCCCATGTCTTCTGCAGACAAGGTACCATTGGTAAAGTAATCAAGGATTATTGATGCACTGCCTTTGTCAGCTTTTATGCCCCATACTAGGCTGGCTGTAGTTTCATCATAACCAGTGCCATTGTCATCGCCATAACCCAAGTTAAGTTCAATACCTTCAATATCTTTTCTTAAGACAATATTGACCACACCTGCAATTGCATCAGAACCATAAATGGCTGAAGCACCGTCTTTAAGAATATCGATACGTTCAATCGCCGATACCGGGATATTGTTGATATCAACAAACGAATTTGAAATTCCTTCAGCAAATGCACTTGCTCCAACACGGCGACCATTGATAAGAACCAAAGTCGCATCAGGGCCCAAGCCACGTAAACTGATTGATGCACCACCGTTAGCGGTAGAATCTTGACTGTTTCCACGAGTAGAGAATGCACCAGAACCGTTGGCAGGCATACGTTCTAATAATTGTTGTAGGTTGTCAAAACCCATATTAGCAATATCGTCTTTATTCAACGATTGTACTGGTGATGGTCCTTCAATATCAGTCCGTTTGATACGAGAACCCGTCACTTCAATTCGTTCCACTTTTGAATCGGCACCAGCATCAGCAGCTTGTGCAACAAAGGCAATAGGAGCGAGAGATAGAGAGACAGCGATAGCGCAAGCGCTGCGTAAAAGGTTACTTTTTTTCATGATCATCCTTAACGTTAAATTATTGTTTTATATCCATGACTACTGCAAACTGCGGTATGAGCATACCGCTGACAACTTTGTTGGATTGACACATCCAACTTAGGTTAAAATTTAACAAAGTCAATAC
The Shewanella vesiculosa DNA segment above includes these coding regions:
- a CDS encoding glutathione S-transferase family protein, whose translation is MITLYGTQKSRALRVSWLLEELGVEWQFHAIDFAQGENKAEAFLALNPSGKMPVITEGKFVLSESAAIMRYLAEKYGQGNWLPKPGTQASGIHERWVSFVISELEQPLWSMGKHRFALPQPLRLEAMFAVAKWEFDQAAAIAEAWVPDTGFVCGDSPTIADILLAQTLGWAMGFEQTLPPKLMAFRDRLKQRPALANALAKTEALADVTQ
- a CDS encoding TonB-dependent receptor gives rise to the protein MKKSNLLRSACAIAVSLSLAPIAFVAQAADAGADSKVERIEVTGSRIKRTDIEGPSPVQSLNKDDIANMGFDNLQQLLERMPANGSGAFSTRGNSQDSTANGGASISLRGLGPDATLVLINGRRVGASAFAEGISNSFVDINNIPVSAIERIDILKDGASAIYGSDAIAGVVNIVLRKDIEGIELNLGYGDDNGTGYDETTASLVWGIKADKGSASIILDYFTNGTLSAEDMGRFGTANQSPYGGEDYRSSRGFPGYFYVNGVKTIDPDCPADSATSSGSCLFDYGPYNLTIPAAERVGAIGQFDYMLGEDLTAFLELSVQHNTSEAGGAPTPLDEDAGLTVPGTHPNNPFGQDIEIGRYRTVDAGARRWDIESDTMRIVAGLRGVINDWDWEVSAQRGRSESTQTGDRSQGWVRTDYLQAEIDAGNYNPFGGTMNSPDVIDRITTSLVRQGKSSITAYDASISGQAFTIADRDIMMAAGAEYREESVSDVPDEQFQRGLIFGTEAVSAFGSRDQHAVYVEFSIPVADNFELQLAGRYDSYSDFGSTTNPKVAFQWGISDEVTARGSWSTGFRAPSLAQIGLGPSEKSDFLTDSYRCAADNVDCELLDYNFVFAGNPDLEAEESETWNLGMIWAPSQQFDIGFDLFNIVQDNKIDSLQNLDVYNEHCGDQNSTICLRNAPKAGETFGTIDVIKSAFVNIGSQEVQGVDLSSHYGLELNSYGDIKFGLEYSYLISFEKEVDGNTVDYTGEYEYPQHRWLATTNWMMDDFAANVNLSYIGEFEDYNKTRTVDAQLLVDMSGSYRFNDTVKLSVGVNNVFDEEPSFAIGDGDADLYGYAMGVHNPLGRYIYTKVTMNF